One Setaria viridis chromosome 5, Setaria_viridis_v4.0, whole genome shotgun sequence genomic region harbors:
- the LOC117856815 gene encoding uncharacterized protein, whose protein sequence is MASPPISVRLRTPGDAPPPTEALLSRSVPASQPSTASRLLLLLAAVLAVSTAFLLIRPPHLLAVTAASAAATARPLSKLQKPVVLLISSDGFRFGYQFKAPLPHIRRLFANGTSAAEGLISVFPTLTFPNHYSIVTGLYPSSHGIINNYFPDPISGDHFNMANHDPKWWGGEPLWATAAAQGVLAATFFWPGSEVKKGSWNCPDKYCRHYNGSVPFEDRVDTILGYFDLPSDEMPQFLTLYFEDPDHQGHQVGPDDPAITDAVIRIDEMLGRLIAGLEARGVFEDVNIILLGDHGMVGTCDKKLVFLEELAPWIKLKEDWVLSMTPLLAIRPPDGVSPAEVVAKMNEGLGSGKVENGEYLRMYLKEDLPSRLHYSENYRIPPIIGLLAEGYKVEMKRSKRNECGGAHGYDNAFFSMRTIFAAHGPRFQGGRTVPSFENVEIYNVIASILNLKPAPNNGSASFPGMILLSSK, encoded by the coding sequence ATGGCGTCTCCGCCCATCTCCGTCCGGCTCCGGACCCccggcgacgcgccgccgcccaccgagGCTCTCCTCTCCCGCTCCGTGCCCGCATCCCAACCCTCCACCGCTTcccgcctcctgctcctccttgccgccgtcctcgccgtctccaccgccttcctcctcatccgcccgccccacctcctcgccgtgaccgcggcctccgccgccgccaccgcgcggcCGCTCTCCAAGCTCCAGAAGCCGGTGGTTCTGCTCATATCCTCGGACGGCTTCCGCTTCGGGTACCAGTTCAAGGCCCCCCTCCCGCACATCCGCCGCCTCTTCGCCAATGgcacctccgccgccgaggGCTTGATCTCCGTCTTCCCCACGCTCACCTTCCCCAACCACTACTCCATCGTCACCGGCCTCTACCCCTCCTCCCACGGCATCATCAACAACTACTTCCCCGACCCCATCTCGGGGGACCACTTCAACATGGCCAACCACGATCCCAAGTGGTGGGGAGGGGAGCCGCTCtgggccaccgctgccgcccagGGCGTCCTGGCCGCCACATTCTTCTGGCCGGGTTCGGAGGTCAAGAAGGGTTCCTGGAACTGCCCGGACAAGTACTGCCGCCACTACAATGGTTCGGTGCCGTTTGAGGACAGGGTCGACACCATCCTTGGTTATTTTGATCTCCCGTCTGACGAAATGCCACAGTTCCTGACGCTGTACTTCGAAGATCCTGATCATCAGGGGCACCAGGTGGGTCCTGACGATCCGGCAATCACTGATGCGGTTATCCGCATTGATGAGATGCTCGGGAGGCTCATTGCTGGTTTGGAGGCAAGGGGAGTGTTTGAGGATGTGAACATTATATTGCTAGGGGATCATGGTATGGTTGGGACATGCGACAAGAAGCTTGTGTTTCTCGAAGAGTTGGCTCCATGGATTAAGCTGAAGGAAGATTGGGTTCTGTCAATGACGCCATTGCTGGCAATCAGGCCACCAGATGGTGTGTCCCCAGCTGAGGTTGTAGCCAAGATGAACGAGGGGCTTGGGTCTGGGAAGGTGGAGAACGGGGAATATTTGAGGATGTACTTGAAGGAAGATTTGCCTTCTCGCCTGCATTACTCGGAGAATTACAGGATCCCGCCAATCATTGGGCTGTTAGCGGAAGGCTATAAGGTGGAGATGAAGCGTTCCAAGAGGAATGAGTGTGGAGGGGCACATGGGTACGACAATGCCTTCTTCTCAATGAGGACCATTTTCGCGGCACATGGCCCTCGTTTTCAGGGGGGTAGGACTGTGCCCTCATTTGAGAATGTGGAGATATACAATGTTATAGCTTCCATTCTCAATTTGAAGCCAGCTCCGAACAATGGTTCGGCTTCTTTCCCTGGCATGATTCTTTTATCGAGCAAATGA
- the LOC117856813 gene encoding cytochrome P450 90D2 encodes MPATAALWPAPAPALAVAVWTLFVAAAVVGLWTLLSWPGWRRGAGKEQAARLPPGSFGWPLVGETLDFVSCAYSARPEAFVDKRRLRHGSPVFRSHLFGSATVVTSDAEVSRFVLQSDARAFVPWYPRSLTELMGKSSILLINGSLQRRVHGLVGAFFKSPQLKAQVTAGMQRRLAPAIDAWRDQGPGALVRIQDHAKAIVFEILVKGLIGLEPGPETQLLKQQFQEFIVGLMSLPIKLPGTRLYRSLQAKKRMAKLIQGIIQEKRRRRRAVPDGGEGPRAPRDAIDVLISGGGSDELTDELISDNMIDLMIPAEDSVPVLITLAIKYLSECPLALQQLEEENMQLKRRKTDMGEALQWTDYMSLSFTQHVITETLRMGNIINGIMRKAVRDVEVKGHLIPKGWCVFVYFRSVHLDDKLYDEPYRFNPWRWKEKDTSTSSFTPFGGGQRLCPGLDLARLEASIFLHHLVTSFRWVAEEDHIVNFPTVRLKRGMPIRVTTKDGSH; translated from the exons atgccggccaccgccgctctctggccagcgccggcgccggcgttggCCGTTGCGGTGTGGACGCTGTTtgtcgccgccgcggtcgtcgGCCTGTGGACGCTGCTATCCTGGCCCGGATGGAGGCGGGGCGCGGGCAaggagcaggcggcgcggcTCCCGCCCGGCAGTTTCGGGTGGCCGCTGGTGGGCGAGACGCTGGACTTCGTGTCCTGCGCCTACTCGGCCCGTCCGGAGGCCTTCGTCGACAAGCGGCGGCTCCGGCACGGGAGCCCGGTGTTCCGGTCGCACCTGTTCGGTTCGGCGACGGTGGTGACGTCGGACGCAGAGGTGAGCCGGTTCGTGCTGCAGAGCGACGCGCGGGCGTTCGTGCCGTGGTACCCGCGCTCGCTGACGGAGCTCATGGGCAAGTCCTCCATCCTCCTCATCAACGGCAGCCTGCAGCGGCGCGTCCACGGCCTCGTCGGCGCCTTCTTCAAGTCGCCGCAGCTCAAGGCGCAGGTCACCGCCGGCATGCAGCGCCGCCTCGCGCCGGCGATCGACGCCTGGCGCGACCAGGGCCCCGGCGCGCTCGTCCGCATCCAGGACCACGCCAAGGCG ATAGTGTTCGAGATCCTGGTGAAGGGCCTGATCGGGCTGGAGCCAGGCCCGGAGACGCAGCTGCTCAAGCAGCAATTCCAGGAGTTCATTGTCGGCCTCATGTCCCTTCCGATCAAGCTGCCGGGGACTAGGCTCTACAGATCCCTACAG GCCAAGAAGAGGATGGCGAAGCTGATACAGGGCATCATACAGGagaagaggaggcggcggagggccgtccccgacggcggcgaggggccGCGTGCGCCGCGCGACGCCATCGACGTGCTCataagcggcggcggcagcgacgagcTCACCGACGAGCTGATATCCGACAACATGATCGACCTGATGATCCCCGCCGAGGACTCTGTGCCGGTGCTCATCACGCTCGCCATCAAGTATCTCAGCGAGTGCCCTCTGGCTCTGCAGCAACTGGAG GAGGAGAACATGCAGCTGAAGAGGCGAAAAACCGACATGGGCGAGGCCTTACAGTGGACAGACTACATGTCATTGTCATTCACACAACAT GTGATAACGGAGACGCTGCGAATGGGCAACATCATCAATGGGATCATGCGCAAGGCGGTACGGGATGTCGAGGTGAAGGGCCACCTCATTCCCAAAGGTTGGTGCGTGTTCGTGTACTTCCGATCGGTCCACCTCGATGACAAGCTCTACGATGAGCCCTACAGGTTCAATCCATGGAGGTGGAAG GAGAAGGACACGAGCACCAGCAGCTTCACTCCTTTTGGTGGTGGGCAGAGGCTGTGCCCGGGCCTGGATCTGGCCAGGCTGGAagcttccatctttctccatcaCTTGGTCACCAGCTTCAG